One genomic window of Solea solea chromosome 12, fSolSol10.1, whole genome shotgun sequence includes the following:
- the LOC131469992 gene encoding methionine aminopeptidase 2-like, which translates to MMAELQREVEPQLLNGDEVNEENEEKEDADAPESVKKRRRKKKRNKTSAPVCDFAAAATNEAEGRGEAERVGDEAKQLELRSLEDREREEDGEEDGDEGENSAGKKKKKKKKKKGLKGQTDPPSVPIYELYPSGNFPKGEECEYPKSKDGRSAAWRTTSEEKRAMDRANEEMWSDFRQAAEAHRQVRAYVRTWIKPGMTMIDICEKLEDCSRRLVKDNGLKAGLAFPTGCSINHCAAHYTPNAGDPTVLRYDDVCKIDFGTHINGRIIDCAFTVTFNPKFDGLLEAVRDATNTGIRCAGIDVRLCDIGETIQEVMESYEVEIDGKTYQVKPVRNLNGHSIGPYRIHSGKTVPIVKGGEATRMEEGETYAIETFGSTGRGAVYDDMECSHYMKNFNVGHVPIRLPRAKHLLNVINENFGTLAFCRRWLDRLGESKYLMALKNLCDLGIVDPYPPLCDIKGSYTAQYEHTILLRPTCKEVVSRGDDY; encoded by the exons ATGATGGCGGAGCTACAGCGAGAAGTGGAGCCGCAACTTCTGAATGGGGACGAAGTGAACGAGGAAAACGAGGAGAAAGAGGACGCAGATGCGCCGGAGTCAgtgaagaaaaggaggagaaagaagaagaggaataaGACCAGTGCACCAG tgtgtgactttgcagcagcagcgacgAACGAGGCTGAGGGCAGAGGGGAAGCTGAACGTGTTGGTGATGAGGCAAAACAGTTGGAGCTGCGATCactggaggacagagagagggaggaggatggagaagaAG ACGGGGATGAGGGAGAGAACTCGGctgggaaaaagaagaagaagaagaaaaagaagaaaggat TGAAGGGACAGACTGACCCTCCCTCGGTCCCTATTTATGAGCTGTATCCCAGTGGAAACTTTCCAAAGGGAGAGGAGTGTGAATACCCCAAATCAAAAGACGG GCGCAGTGCAGCATGGCGGACCACCAGCGAGGAGAAGCGGGCGATGGACAGGGCCAATGAGGAGATGTGGAGCGATTTCAGGCAAGCGGCCGAGGCACACCGACAAGTGCGCGCCTACGTCAGGACCTGGATCAAACCAGGCATGACCATGATTGACATCTG CGAGAAGCTAGAGGACTGCTCCAGGAGGCTCGTCAAAGACAATGGGCTGAAGGCCGGCTTGGCCTTCCCCACCGGCTGCTCCATCAACCACTGCGCTGCCCACTACACTCCAAACGCAGGAGACCCCACCGTGCTGCGCTATGATGATGTCTGCAAAATTGACTTTGGAACGCACATCAACG GTCGAATAATAGACTGTGCCTTCACCGTCACTTTCAATCCAAAGTTTGACGGGCTGTTGGAGGCTGTGAGAGATGCAACAAACACCGGCATCAGG TGTGCAGGAATCGATGTGCGCCTGTGTGACATTGGTGAGACGATTCAGGAGGTCATGGAGTCGTATGAAGTGGAGATAGATGGGAAAACATATCAAG TGAAGCCAGTCAGGAATCTCAATGGCCACTCTATTGGACCGTACAGGATACACTCAGGAAAGACAGTCCCAATTGTTAAAGGTGGAGAGGCCACGAGGATGGAG GAAGGTGAAACTTATGCCATTGAGACATTTGGCAGCACAGGAAGAGGCGCAGTCTACGATGACATGGAGTGTTCACATTACATGAAAAACTTCAATGTCGGACACGTGCCCAtaag ACTTCCAAGGGCTAAACATCTGCTAAATGTCATCAATGAGAACTTTGGCACCTTGGCTTTCTGCCGCCGCTGGCTGGACCGCCTGGGCGAGAGCAAGTACCTGATGGCATTGAAGAATCTATGTGACCTCGGCATCGTAGACCCGTACCCACCCCTCTGCGACATCAAGGGCAGCTACACTGCCCAGTACGAACACACCATTCTTCTCAGGCCCACCTGCAAGGAAGTCGTGAGCCGGGGAGATGACTACTAA